A window of the Salvelinus alpinus chromosome 3, SLU_Salpinus.1, whole genome shotgun sequence genome harbors these coding sequences:
- the LOC139570669 gene encoding sorbin and SH3 domain-containing protein 1-like isoform X2 has translation MKTTDDGPSPYGCVEDVKGVPRSKSAAEVDHRSSMPVPTRSSSLFPSKRNEWEPPDKKVDTRKYRAEPKSIFEYEPGKSSVLKLERKSAPSFSPLETPAELQQYSGCKAGHSEVEKDEGSSSSEPAAPECDRHVYKSVLEGGDIPLQGLRAINKRHASTSSKVDYQGGNGYIISPCSSVNSRSVLASNALGYQCKNKKPLSAAKACIPQILPSKFKPKLIPPSVDSQDRRTAPARHPKAHSCEDIYTGSTGAEAQESGLNSNKNSNGLPLDSEAGLNNGSPATRRSTSEFSTLYRNMHSIQRPSCSVGSSPHGSVRSLTSLFEKVGVNGTDGEGDEAGENMPGRDAVSSRVSEFELIIQHSSPSPTRSSSMPTLPTGQSLTHNHSPADLFMASAVSAESLLLTVPGHTGQTEGCPLEDTEGKAARDKAFLSDSEMVGSSEYSDTLRAESLSGTESETEQHGPTDKAPVPTEKPPKVTISRTSNSPPAPVIPSASPHNHHLHNHHHHKPSSKCKGSCPASYTRFTTIRRHERQQQATAQQDKLSTQEKIKNSLPSNLFLMGPAPFRVKRPLRSHQAKKTLSATKVMAGQTSQTNFYDPRPLIPLRLSSLEVLEKLGNGEGAPSDSDNNLTNRGVLDANGNLLQPLAAHRRDSDSLTQGDLGDGLDEVVRRRHGDKEKILEEQRRLKREQEEADTASRRHTGIVPTHHQFITNERFGDLLNININDADKRKSGSERTPALARFDFRAETLKELPFQKGDIVYIIRQVDNNWFEGEHHGRVGIFPRSYVELLPPTEKAQPKKSAPVQVLEYGEAIARFNFTGDTVVEMSFRKGERIILIRRVDENWYEGKVSGTNRQGIFPVTYIEVHKRPRVKNGLDYPDPPIGQSPHRSLNASPQLNRVRNNRLTTSPLPLPRSPRRSVSPEVHAISSEWISLTIGGASPPTAPTPPLPPLPSVSYRWGEYLPPSKSASPVPPICGSPYCISPMASPSASPLPPPYPPRPGSATPFLTFTPPQGEDFLLSPPSPRLSRSLSPCGGAGLESWLTGASPLSILERELMEGEGAEGDRGTGREALGSWRNSPAELVKNDSDYHGRTSRSPVMLFDIQDNNMNANSFTEAVCNEIMNIAETSVRYCSTLSPHPNDSVLHRLLPPLHPSKQSLIISQQPQSHSSSPEPSRLSCGIFQALYSYVPQNEDELELQEGDLVSVMEKCDDGWFVGTSKRTKQFGTFPGNYVKEVNL, from the exons AGTGCCCCCTCTTTTAGCCCCCTGGAAACACCCGCCGAACTACAGCAGTA CTCCGGGTGTAAGGCCGGACACAGCGAGGTGGAGAAGGACGAAGGATCATCCAGCAGCGAACCAGCGGCTCCAGAATGTGACCGCCATGTTTACAAGAGTGTCCTGGAGGGCGGCGACATTCCCCTGCAAGGTCTGCGGGCCATCAACAAGCGCCATGCCAGCACCTCCTCCAAAG TGGATTATCAAGGTGGGAATGGCTATATAATTTCACCATGCTCTTCTGTAAATAGTCGATCAGTTCTTGCCAGTAATGCCCTAGGTTACCAGTGTAAGAATAAGAAGCCCTTATCTGCTGCCAAAGCCTGCATACCCCAAATCCTCCCCTCTAAGTTCAAACCTAAGCTGATACCCCCTAGTGTTGACAGCCAGGACAGGAGGACTGCGCCTGCCAGGCACCCAAAGGCACACAGCTGTGAGGATATATACACAGGGAGCACAGGCGCAGAGGCCCAGGAGAGTGGACTAAACTCAAACAAAAACTCTAATGGTCTCCCCCTTGACTCTGAGGCTGGTTTAAATAATGGCAGCCCTGCGACTAGAAGGAGCACATCTGAGTTCTCCACCCTGTACCGGAACATGCACAGCATCCAGAGGCCTTCCTGCTCAGTGGGCTCCAGCCCCCACGGGAGTGTCCGTAGCCTGACCTCCCTGTTCGAGAAGGTGGGGGTCAATGGAACTGATGGGGAGGGGGATGAGGCAGGGGAGAACATGCCCGGGCGGGACGCCGTGTCGTCGCGGGTGTCAGAGTTTGAGCTGATCATCCAGCACTCCAGCCCGTCTCCCACACGCTCCTCCTCCATGCCAACACTACCCACCGGCCAGAGCCTCACCCACAACCACAGCCCCGCCGACCTCTTCATGGCGTCCGCTGTCTCGGCTGAGTCGCTGCTGCTCACTGTCCCAGGGCACACTGGGCAGACAGAGGGCTGCCCTCTCGAGGACACGGAAGGCAAGGCAGCCCGAGACAAGGCGTTTCTGTCAGACAGCGAGATGGTGGGATCCTCTGAGTACAGTGACACACTGAGAGCCGAGTCCCTCTCTGGGACTGAGTCAGAGACAGAGCAGCACGGCCCCACAGATAAAGCCCCAGTACCAACAGAGAAACCCCCAAAGGTCACTATCTCCAGAACCTCAAACAGTCCCCCAGCACCAGTCATCCCGTCCGCTTCCCCACACAACCaccacctccacaaccaccaccaccataaacCCAGCAGCAAGTGCAAAGGCTCCTGCCCAGCCTCCTATACCCGCTTCACCACTATCCGGCGGCACGAGAGGCAGCAGCAGGCCACGGCCCAGCAGGACAAACTGTCTACCCAGGAGAAAATAAAGAACTCTCTCCCCTCGAACCTCTTCCTCATGGGCCCTGCACCGTTCAGGGTGAAGAGGCCTCTCCGGTCTCACCAGGCCAAAAAGACTCTCTCAGCCACTAAGGTGATGGCAGGTCAAACGTCACAGACAAATTTCTATGATCCCAGGCCCCTCATTCCACTGCGCCTCTCTTCCTTGGAGGTGCTGGAGAAGCTGGGCAACGGGGAAGGTGCGCCGTCCGACAGtgacaacaacctgactaataGGGGAGTCTTGGACGCCAATGGGAATCTTCTGCAGCCGCTAGCAGCTCACCGCAGAG attcagactccttgactcaAGGAGACCTTGGTGACGGCCTGGATGAGGTAGTCAGGAGACGCCATGGAGATAAAGAG AAAATTTTGGAAGAGCAACGGCGGCTGAAGAGGGAGCAGGAGGAGGCCGACACGGCATCGAGGCGACACACGGGAATTGTTCCCACCCACCATCAGTTCATCACTAACGAACGTTTCGGAGACCTgctcaacatcaacatcaatgaCGCAGACAAGAGGAAATCCGGATCAGAG AGAACTCCAGCCCTGGCTCGGTTTGACTTCAGAGCGGAGACTCTAAA GGAGTTGCCATTTCAAAAGGGAGACATTGTGTACATCATTCGACAGGTGGATAATAATTGGTTTGAAGGGGAGCATCACGGCAGAGTCGGAATCTTCCCACGGAGTTATGTTGAG CTCCTTCCCCCCACGGAGAAGGCCCAGCCAAAGAAGAGTGCACCAGTGCAGGTGCTGGAGTATGGAGAGGCCATTGCACGCTTCAACTTTACAGGGGACACGGTGGTGGAGATGTCTTTCAGAAAG GGAGAGAGGATCATCCTGATTCGCAGGGTCGATGAGAACTGGTACGAGGGCAAAGTCTCTGGCACCAATCGCCAGGgtatattcccagtcacctaCATAGAGGTGCACAAACGACCCAGAGTAAAGAATGGATTGGATTACCCAGACCCCCCCATTGGCCAATCACCTCACCGCAGCCTCAATGCTTCCCCTCAG CTGAACCGTGTCCGTAACAACCGGCTCACCACATCCCCCCTGCCCCTCCCCCGCTCCCCCCGCCGCTCTGTGTCCCCCGAGGTCCATGCCATCTCCTCTGAGTGGATCTCCCTGACCATAGGGGGTGCCAGCCCCCCCActgcccccacccctcctctaccccctctcccctccgtGTCTTACCGCTGGGGCGAGTACCTGCCCCCCTCCAAGTCTGCCAGCCCCGTGCCTCCCATCTGCGGCAGCCCCTATTGCATCTCACCCATGGCCTCCCCCTCCGCCTCCCCCCTGCCCCCACCCTACCCGCCCCGCCCTGGCTCGGCCACCCCTTTCCTCACCTTCACCCCGCCCCAGGGGGAggacttcctcctctcccctccctctcctcgtcTGTCCCGCAGCCTGAGCCCCTGTGGAGGGGCGGGCCTGGAGAGCTGGTTGACAGGGGCCAGCCCCTTGAGCATCCTGGAGAGGGAGttgatggagggggagggggcagagggagacaggggcACTGGCCGCGAAGCCCTGGGCAGCTGGCGAAATAGCCCTGCAGAG CTGGTGAAGAATGATAGCGACTACCATGGAAGAACCTCCAGAAGCCCTGTCATGTTGTTTGACATCCAGGACAACAACATGAATGCTAACTCATTCACG GAGGCGGTGTGTAATGAGATCATGAATATAGCCGAGACCTCGGTGAGGTACTGCAGCACCCTCTCCCCCCACCCCAATGACTCTGTCCTCCACAGACTCCTGCCCCCCCTTCACCCCAGTAAACAATCTCTCATCATTTCCCAGCAACCCCAGTCCCACAGCAGCAGCCCGGAGCCAAGCCGTCTCAGCTGTGGAAT TTTCCAGGCTTTGTACAGTTACGTGCCACAGAATGAAGATGAGCTGGAGCTGCAGGAGGGAGATCTTGTCAGTGTCATGGAGAAGTGCGATGATGGCTGGTTTGTTG GTACCTCGAAGAGGACAAAACAGTTTGGCACGTTTCCAGGAAATTACGTAAAAGAGGTCAACTTATAA
- the LOC139570669 gene encoding sorbin and SH3 domain-containing protein 1-like isoform X1, producing MLACAYASWHCVSFTLFVCYCNASDCVSQGFYCVLGLLLSASHCDDICVCVCVCVIWPACTTSWLTVPWSGPVVMIVTQYQTKERPSLTSSLAEPSDSLLPAWAPLTDARPPPSSLPLVFSNLQACQNTRLLLHVKASFSRANNPRLWRHFRQTHEKEKREPVTTANAPASILVGRDLPVDLSMTSLFGLLQSAPSFSPLETPAELQQYSGCKAGHSEVEKDEGSSSSEPAAPECDRHVYKSVLEGGDIPLQGLRAINKRHASTSSKVDYQGGNGYIISPCSSVNSRSVLASNALGYQCKNKKPLSAAKACIPQILPSKFKPKLIPPSVDSQDRRTAPARHPKAHSCEDIYTGSTGAEAQESGLNSNKNSNGLPLDSEAGLNNGSPATRRSTSEFSTLYRNMHSIQRPSCSVGSSPHGSVRSLTSLFEKVGVNGTDGEGDEAGENMPGRDAVSSRVSEFELIIQHSSPSPTRSSSMPTLPTGQSLTHNHSPADLFMASAVSAESLLLTVPGHTGQTEGCPLEDTEGKAARDKAFLSDSEMVGSSEYSDTLRAESLSGTESETEQHGPTDKAPVPTEKPPKVTISRTSNSPPAPVIPSASPHNHHLHNHHHHKPSSKCKGSCPASYTRFTTIRRHERQQQATAQQDKLSTQEKIKNSLPSNLFLMGPAPFRVKRPLRSHQAKKTLSATKVMAGQTSQTNFYDPRPLIPLRLSSLEVLEKLGNGEGAPSDSDNNLTNRGVLDANGNLLQPLAAHRRDSDSLTQGDLGDGLDEVVRRRHGDKEKILEEQRRLKREQEEADTASRRHTGIVPTHHQFITNERFGDLLNININDADKRKSGSERTPALARFDFRAETLKELPFQKGDIVYIIRQVDNNWFEGEHHGRVGIFPRSYVELLPPTEKAQPKKSAPVQVLEYGEAIARFNFTGDTVVEMSFRKGERIILIRRVDENWYEGKVSGTNRQGIFPVTYIEVHKRPRVKNGLDYPDPPIGQSPHRSLNASPQLNRVRNNRLTTSPLPLPRSPRRSVSPEVHAISSEWISLTIGGASPPTAPTPPLPPLPSVSYRWGEYLPPSKSASPVPPICGSPYCISPMASPSASPLPPPYPPRPGSATPFLTFTPPQGEDFLLSPPSPRLSRSLSPCGGAGLESWLTGASPLSILERELMEGEGAEGDRGTGREALGSWRNSPAELVKNDSDYHGRTSRSPVMLFDIQDNNMNANSFTQPQSHSSSPEPSRLSCGIFQALYSYVPQNEDELELQEGDLVSVMEKCDDGWFVGTSKRTKQFGTFPGNYVKEVNL from the exons atgttggCCTGTGCTTATGCTTCATGGCATTGTGTCAGTTTTACTTTATTTGTGTGTTATTGTAATGCCTCTGACTGTGTTTCTCAAGGCTTTTATTGTGTTTTGGGATTGTTGTTATCAGCATCACACTGTgatgatatttgtgtgtgtgtgtgtgtgtgtgtaatttggCCTGCTTGCACCACCAGCTGGTTAACTGTCCCCTGGTCTGGTCCAGTGGTAATGATAGTGACTCAATACCAGACAAAAGAGAGGCCCTCTCTCACCAGCTCATTGGCTGAGCCTAGTGACAGCCTCCTCCCCGCATGGGCGCCCCTGACCGATGCACGCCCACCCCCCTCCTCACTGCCGCTTGTTTTCTCCAACTTGCAAGCGTGCCAAAACACACGCTTGCTCCTCCATGTAAAAGCTTCGTTCAGCAGAGCTAACAATCCCAGGCTTTGGAGACACTTCAGACAGACACacgagaaagagaaaagagagccaGTCACCACAGCTAATGCTCCTGCTTCTATTCTAGTTGGAAGAGACCTTCCTGTGGATTTATCAATGACTTCTTTGTTTGGTCTGTTGCAGAGTGCCCCCTCTTTTAGCCCCCTGGAAACACCCGCCGAACTACAGCAGTA CTCCGGGTGTAAGGCCGGACACAGCGAGGTGGAGAAGGACGAAGGATCATCCAGCAGCGAACCAGCGGCTCCAGAATGTGACCGCCATGTTTACAAGAGTGTCCTGGAGGGCGGCGACATTCCCCTGCAAGGTCTGCGGGCCATCAACAAGCGCCATGCCAGCACCTCCTCCAAAG TGGATTATCAAGGTGGGAATGGCTATATAATTTCACCATGCTCTTCTGTAAATAGTCGATCAGTTCTTGCCAGTAATGCCCTAGGTTACCAGTGTAAGAATAAGAAGCCCTTATCTGCTGCCAAAGCCTGCATACCCCAAATCCTCCCCTCTAAGTTCAAACCTAAGCTGATACCCCCTAGTGTTGACAGCCAGGACAGGAGGACTGCGCCTGCCAGGCACCCAAAGGCACACAGCTGTGAGGATATATACACAGGGAGCACAGGCGCAGAGGCCCAGGAGAGTGGACTAAACTCAAACAAAAACTCTAATGGTCTCCCCCTTGACTCTGAGGCTGGTTTAAATAATGGCAGCCCTGCGACTAGAAGGAGCACATCTGAGTTCTCCACCCTGTACCGGAACATGCACAGCATCCAGAGGCCTTCCTGCTCAGTGGGCTCCAGCCCCCACGGGAGTGTCCGTAGCCTGACCTCCCTGTTCGAGAAGGTGGGGGTCAATGGAACTGATGGGGAGGGGGATGAGGCAGGGGAGAACATGCCCGGGCGGGACGCCGTGTCGTCGCGGGTGTCAGAGTTTGAGCTGATCATCCAGCACTCCAGCCCGTCTCCCACACGCTCCTCCTCCATGCCAACACTACCCACCGGCCAGAGCCTCACCCACAACCACAGCCCCGCCGACCTCTTCATGGCGTCCGCTGTCTCGGCTGAGTCGCTGCTGCTCACTGTCCCAGGGCACACTGGGCAGACAGAGGGCTGCCCTCTCGAGGACACGGAAGGCAAGGCAGCCCGAGACAAGGCGTTTCTGTCAGACAGCGAGATGGTGGGATCCTCTGAGTACAGTGACACACTGAGAGCCGAGTCCCTCTCTGGGACTGAGTCAGAGACAGAGCAGCACGGCCCCACAGATAAAGCCCCAGTACCAACAGAGAAACCCCCAAAGGTCACTATCTCCAGAACCTCAAACAGTCCCCCAGCACCAGTCATCCCGTCCGCTTCCCCACACAACCaccacctccacaaccaccaccaccataaacCCAGCAGCAAGTGCAAAGGCTCCTGCCCAGCCTCCTATACCCGCTTCACCACTATCCGGCGGCACGAGAGGCAGCAGCAGGCCACGGCCCAGCAGGACAAACTGTCTACCCAGGAGAAAATAAAGAACTCTCTCCCCTCGAACCTCTTCCTCATGGGCCCTGCACCGTTCAGGGTGAAGAGGCCTCTCCGGTCTCACCAGGCCAAAAAGACTCTCTCAGCCACTAAGGTGATGGCAGGTCAAACGTCACAGACAAATTTCTATGATCCCAGGCCCCTCATTCCACTGCGCCTCTCTTCCTTGGAGGTGCTGGAGAAGCTGGGCAACGGGGAAGGTGCGCCGTCCGACAGtgacaacaacctgactaataGGGGAGTCTTGGACGCCAATGGGAATCTTCTGCAGCCGCTAGCAGCTCACCGCAGAG attcagactccttgactcaAGGAGACCTTGGTGACGGCCTGGATGAGGTAGTCAGGAGACGCCATGGAGATAAAGAG AAAATTTTGGAAGAGCAACGGCGGCTGAAGAGGGAGCAGGAGGAGGCCGACACGGCATCGAGGCGACACACGGGAATTGTTCCCACCCACCATCAGTTCATCACTAACGAACGTTTCGGAGACCTgctcaacatcaacatcaatgaCGCAGACAAGAGGAAATCCGGATCAGAG AGAACTCCAGCCCTGGCTCGGTTTGACTTCAGAGCGGAGACTCTAAA GGAGTTGCCATTTCAAAAGGGAGACATTGTGTACATCATTCGACAGGTGGATAATAATTGGTTTGAAGGGGAGCATCACGGCAGAGTCGGAATCTTCCCACGGAGTTATGTTGAG CTCCTTCCCCCCACGGAGAAGGCCCAGCCAAAGAAGAGTGCACCAGTGCAGGTGCTGGAGTATGGAGAGGCCATTGCACGCTTCAACTTTACAGGGGACACGGTGGTGGAGATGTCTTTCAGAAAG GGAGAGAGGATCATCCTGATTCGCAGGGTCGATGAGAACTGGTACGAGGGCAAAGTCTCTGGCACCAATCGCCAGGgtatattcccagtcacctaCATAGAGGTGCACAAACGACCCAGAGTAAAGAATGGATTGGATTACCCAGACCCCCCCATTGGCCAATCACCTCACCGCAGCCTCAATGCTTCCCCTCAG CTGAACCGTGTCCGTAACAACCGGCTCACCACATCCCCCCTGCCCCTCCCCCGCTCCCCCCGCCGCTCTGTGTCCCCCGAGGTCCATGCCATCTCCTCTGAGTGGATCTCCCTGACCATAGGGGGTGCCAGCCCCCCCActgcccccacccctcctctaccccctctcccctccgtGTCTTACCGCTGGGGCGAGTACCTGCCCCCCTCCAAGTCTGCCAGCCCCGTGCCTCCCATCTGCGGCAGCCCCTATTGCATCTCACCCATGGCCTCCCCCTCCGCCTCCCCCCTGCCCCCACCCTACCCGCCCCGCCCTGGCTCGGCCACCCCTTTCCTCACCTTCACCCCGCCCCAGGGGGAggacttcctcctctcccctccctctcctcgtcTGTCCCGCAGCCTGAGCCCCTGTGGAGGGGCGGGCCTGGAGAGCTGGTTGACAGGGGCCAGCCCCTTGAGCATCCTGGAGAGGGAGttgatggagggggagggggcagagggagacaggggcACTGGCCGCGAAGCCCTGGGCAGCTGGCGAAATAGCCCTGCAGAG CTGGTGAAGAATGATAGCGACTACCATGGAAGAACCTCCAGAAGCCCTGTCATGTTGTTTGACATCCAGGACAACAACATGAATGCTAACTCATTCACG CAACCCCAGTCCCACAGCAGCAGCCCGGAGCCAAGCCGTCTCAGCTGTGGAAT TTTCCAGGCTTTGTACAGTTACGTGCCACAGAATGAAGATGAGCTGGAGCTGCAGGAGGGAGATCTTGTCAGTGTCATGGAGAAGTGCGATGATGGCTGGTTTGTTG GTACCTCGAAGAGGACAAAACAGTTTGGCACGTTTCCAGGAAATTACGTAAAAGAGGTCAACTTATAA